A section of the Bacillus sp. HSf4 genome encodes:
- a CDS encoding PhrK family phosphatase-inhibitory pheromone, which yields MKKIILCLALTAVVLGGAALSQSHIMASDSVQVAELPVGG from the coding sequence TCATTCTTTGCTTAGCGTTAACAGCCGTGGTCTTAGGCGGAGCTGCTCTATCCCAAAGCCACATTATGGCGTCAGACAGTGTTCAAGTAGCGGAATTGCCTGTTGGAGGTTGA
- a CDS encoding DMT family transporter, producing MRKQLTAYISLALAMAIVGSSVVVGKLMVETIPVFLSSGLRFLIAAIVLVILLFCFEKGFPALTNKDVFVLLIQSFTGVFLFSICLLYGVGMTTGMESGIITSTTPMAVGILAFFLLKEKIEKRMALGIVLAVMGVMTINLFGAGGDGGNPHALLGNLLVAAAVVGEALFTLLAKMLSPHISALAISTFVSLFGFLFFLPFAAYEALSFDFSAPGIVDWSYVLYYALIVTVLAFYLWYSGVTKVPAGISGIFTSVLPVSAVALSGIILKEQFTFIHMLGVAFVIGGIFVTVLKKETAKDSQHLAS from the coding sequence ATGCGGAAGCAATTGACGGCTTACATATCGCTCGCTCTCGCGATGGCGATCGTCGGCAGCTCGGTCGTCGTCGGCAAGCTGATGGTGGAAACGATTCCGGTGTTTCTATCGTCAGGCCTCAGGTTTTTGATCGCTGCCATTGTCTTGGTGATCCTTTTATTTTGCTTTGAAAAAGGCTTTCCCGCGCTAACGAATAAAGACGTTTTTGTGTTGCTGATACAGTCTTTTACAGGCGTTTTTTTGTTCAGCATCTGCCTGCTTTACGGCGTCGGCATGACGACGGGGATGGAAAGCGGGATCATCACAAGCACCACGCCGATGGCGGTCGGGATTTTGGCTTTCTTTTTGTTGAAAGAGAAAATAGAAAAGCGGATGGCGCTCGGGATCGTGCTCGCTGTTATGGGCGTGATGACGATCAATCTGTTTGGAGCGGGCGGAGACGGAGGCAATCCGCACGCTTTGCTAGGAAACCTCCTGGTCGCTGCCGCTGTCGTTGGGGAAGCACTGTTTACACTGCTGGCGAAAATGCTGTCGCCTCACATTTCCGCATTGGCGATTTCGACGTTTGTCTCGCTTTTCGGGTTTTTGTTTTTCCTGCCGTTTGCGGCTTACGAAGCGCTGTCGTTCGACTTTAGCGCGCCTGGGATCGTTGATTGGTCATATGTGCTGTATTATGCGCTGATCGTCACGGTGCTTGCTTTCTACTTGTGGTACAGCGGGGTGACAAAGGTGCCGGCAGGGATTTCCGGGATTTTCACCTCGGTGCTGCCTGTTTCGGCTGTTGCGCTGTCAGGGATCATCCTCAAGGAGCAGTTCACCTTCATCCATATGCTCGGTGTGGCGTTTGTGATTGGCGGCATTTTTGTCACGGTTTTGAAGAAAGAAACGGCAAAGGATAGCCAACATCTCGCATCCTAG
- a CDS encoding YebC/PmpR family DNA-binding transcriptional regulator, translating into MGRKWNNIKEKKASKDANTSRIYAKFGREIYVAAKQGEPDPEANQALKFVLERAKTYNVPKAIIERAIEKAKGGSEENYDELRYEGFGPNGAMVIVDALTNNVNRTAADVRSTFGKNGGNMGVSGSVAYMFDPTAVIGFEGKTADETLELLMEADIDVRDILEEDEAVIVYAEPDQFHAVQEALKNAGIEEFTVAELTMLAQNDVTLPEDAQAQFEKLIDALEDLEDVQQVYHNVDLGA; encoded by the coding sequence ATGGGCCGTAAGTGGAACAATATAAAAGAAAAGAAAGCGTCGAAGGATGCCAATACAAGCCGGATTTACGCCAAGTTTGGCCGGGAAATCTATGTGGCGGCAAAGCAGGGAGAGCCCGATCCTGAGGCAAACCAGGCGCTGAAGTTCGTGCTTGAGCGCGCCAAAACATACAATGTCCCGAAAGCGATTATCGAGCGGGCGATTGAAAAGGCGAAGGGCGGTTCTGAAGAAAACTATGACGAGCTTCGCTATGAAGGATTCGGACCGAACGGAGCGATGGTGATCGTTGACGCCTTGACGAACAATGTCAACCGGACGGCGGCGGATGTGCGCTCAACGTTTGGCAAAAACGGCGGCAATATGGGTGTGAGCGGCTCTGTCGCTTACATGTTTGACCCGACAGCCGTCATCGGCTTTGAAGGAAAAACGGCTGATGAAACGCTCGAATTGCTGATGGAAGCGGATATCGATGTCCGCGATATTTTAGAAGAAGACGAGGCGGTGATCGTCTATGCCGAGCCTGATCAGTTCCATGCCGTGCAGGAAGCGCTGAAAAACGCCGGTATTGAAGAATTCACCGTCGCAGAGCTGACCATGCTCGCGCAAAACGATGTCACACTTCCGGAAGACGCGCAGGCGCAGTTTGAAAAACTGATCGATGCGCTGGAAGATTTGGAGGATGTGCAGCAAGTCTATCATAATGTTGATTTAGGCGCGTAA
- a CDS encoding aldehyde dehydrogenase family protein, with protein sequence MFRINDLNHQYIGGEWKDGRSESILADLNPFTHKTITTFRKATPDDVDEAYKSALEAKKKWDRVGPYEKRAILEKAAAYIEEHKEAIVYLIMEELGGTRLKAAFEIDLVINMIKEAAGFPLKMEGRILPSPVEGKENRLYRIPAGVVGVISPFNFPFFLSVKSVAPALGAGNGVVLKPHEETPICGGTLIAKIFEEAGLPQGLLNVVVTDIAEIGDSFVEHPIPRIISFTGSTKVGSHIGQLAVKHFKKPLLELGGNSALIVLEDADLEYAVNAASFSRFTHQGQICMSANRILVQKEVYPEFLTSFYQKVSAFKTGDPMDPETIIGPVIHERQAELLRKAVENAIEEGAVPLIKGDIKGNLVEPTILTDVKPGMSITKEELFGPVVCVIPFETEEEAIQIANDTPFGLSGAVHTGNVERGVAIAQQIETGMIHINDTTINDEPHVAFGGEKQSGLGRLNGEWSLEEFTTLKWISVQHQKRVFPY encoded by the coding sequence ATGTTTCGAATAAATGACCTCAACCATCAATACATAGGAGGGGAATGGAAGGACGGCCGCAGTGAAAGCATTCTCGCCGATCTTAATCCTTTTACCCATAAAACAATCACAACGTTTCGCAAGGCGACCCCGGATGATGTCGATGAGGCTTACAAGTCAGCTTTGGAAGCGAAAAAGAAATGGGATCGCGTCGGCCCGTATGAAAAAAGGGCGATTTTAGAAAAAGCCGCCGCTTATATTGAAGAACATAAAGAAGCCATCGTGTATCTGATTATGGAAGAGCTTGGCGGAACCAGACTGAAAGCGGCGTTTGAAATTGATCTCGTCATCAATATGATCAAAGAAGCCGCGGGGTTCCCGCTCAAAATGGAGGGGAGGATTCTGCCTTCACCTGTTGAGGGAAAAGAAAATCGGCTTTACCGGATTCCGGCCGGTGTGGTCGGTGTCATCAGTCCGTTTAATTTTCCGTTCTTTTTATCCGTCAAATCGGTGGCCCCGGCGCTTGGCGCGGGCAATGGCGTTGTGCTAAAGCCGCATGAGGAGACGCCGATATGCGGGGGCACATTGATTGCCAAGATTTTTGAGGAAGCCGGACTTCCGCAAGGCCTGCTGAATGTCGTTGTGACGGATATCGCAGAAATCGGCGACAGCTTCGTTGAGCATCCGATTCCGAGGATCATCTCGTTTACCGGATCAACGAAGGTCGGCAGCCATATCGGCCAGCTGGCTGTTAAACATTTCAAAAAACCGCTGCTTGAGCTTGGCGGAAACAGCGCCCTGATCGTTCTTGAGGATGCCGACTTGGAATATGCGGTCAATGCGGCGTCCTTCAGCCGGTTCACCCATCAGGGGCAAATCTGCATGTCAGCCAACCGGATTCTCGTCCAAAAAGAGGTCTATCCCGAGTTTTTAACATCGTTTTATCAAAAGGTGTCCGCTTTTAAGACAGGTGATCCGATGGACCCTGAAACGATTATCGGGCCCGTCATTCATGAACGCCAGGCGGAGCTTTTAAGAAAAGCTGTTGAAAACGCAATCGAAGAGGGCGCTGTCCCGCTGATCAAAGGCGACATCAAAGGCAATCTCGTCGAACCGACGATCTTGACGGATGTGAAGCCCGGCATGTCGATTACGAAAGAGGAGCTGTTTGGTCCGGTTGTATGCGTCATCCCGTTTGAGACAGAGGAAGAAGCGATTCAGATCGCAAATGATACGCCATTCGGGCTGAGCGGGGCCGTACATACAGGAAATGTTGAGCGCGGCGTGGCCATCGCCCAGCAGATTGAGACGGGCATGATTCATATCAATGACACGACGATCAACGATGAGCCGCATGTCGCTTTCGGCGGAGAAAAACAATCAGGGCTCGGCAGGCTGAACGGCGAATGGAGCCTGGAAGAATTCACGACGTTAAAGTGGATCTCCGTCCAGCATCAAAAACGAGTTTTCCCATACTAG
- a CDS encoding methyl-accepting chemotaxis protein, with amino-acid sequence MSEAVKTDIHPLLDAFVKVAPFLNQLIQDDVTVGIYDTEKLIINIPGKTFSLNVKPGDPLQEGDIITNAIRQNKKQTSMVPKELFGFPLAARAIPLHDENGRVIGGVGLGTSLEKSDQLHRVAESLSVIVEQTASAIQDIAESVSGFSGQMSDISKQAKEVSESAGEIEKISVTVKGISDQSNLLGLNAAIEAARAGESGKGFSVVADEIRKLATHSKENVGQIDQITKKIHALLKDLEQSIEVINEHTSGQAAGVEQISATMQEISSNAQNLAKMAEHHFED; translated from the coding sequence ATGAGTGAAGCAGTCAAAACAGACATCCATCCGCTTCTGGATGCTTTTGTCAAAGTCGCGCCATTCCTGAATCAGCTGATCCAGGATGATGTGACAGTCGGCATTTATGATACAGAAAAGCTGATCATCAACATTCCCGGCAAGACCTTTTCCCTGAACGTTAAACCAGGCGATCCATTGCAGGAAGGGGACATTATTACAAACGCCATCCGCCAAAACAAAAAGCAAACGAGCATGGTGCCAAAGGAGCTGTTCGGCTTCCCGCTTGCCGCCAGAGCGATTCCCCTGCATGATGAGAACGGAAGGGTCATCGGCGGCGTCGGACTCGGCACAAGCCTGGAAAAATCGGACCAGCTTCACCGCGTCGCCGAGAGTTTATCCGTCATCGTCGAACAGACGGCATCAGCGATTCAGGATATCGCTGAATCCGTGAGCGGATTTTCCGGCCAAATGTCCGATATCTCCAAGCAGGCGAAGGAAGTAAGCGAAAGCGCCGGCGAAATCGAAAAAATTTCTGTCACCGTCAAAGGCATCTCCGATCAAAGCAATCTCTTGGGGCTGAATGCGGCGATCGAAGCGGCGAGAGCGGGTGAATCAGGAAAAGGGTTCTCCGTCGTGGCCGATGAGATCAGAAAGCTTGCGACACATTCAAAAGAAAACGTCGGTCAAATTGATCAAATCACCAAAAAGATCCACGCTTTATTAAAAGACCTTGAACAGTCAATCGAAGTCATCAATGAACATACAAGCGGCCAGGCTGCGGGTGTCGAACAAATTTCCGCAACGATGCAGGAAATCAGCAGCAATGCGCAAAACCTCGCGAAAATGGCTGAACATCATTTTGAGGACTAA
- a CDS encoding DASS family sodium-coupled anion symporter encodes MNVYTPTKLAGLLLGPIGFLLIIGLMPEAELAYAPRVVLAVTVWTAVWWITEAVPIPAASLLPIILMPTLGGLDMETTAKAYGDPIVFMYMGGFIIAIAIEKWNLHKRMALHILKRIGAESHRIVLGVMLSTAFLSMWISNAATALMMLPVALAIIKEVQEKEILKGGSLQKFSKSILLAVAYAASIGGLATLVGSVPNAVFAAMSRQMLNREIMFFEWFLFGFPVSVLFLIILYFYLTKVQFKVSRFSGKKPGFIDHDLKALGAMTKEEKSVFAVFLATAFLWMFKFLLPFQLSDTSIAILGAVLLFLIPSARGERILEWKDMQTLPWGLLLLFGGGLSLASGFSATNLTAWISGKLKLLDGHPYLFVLIVLTAAILFMTEIMSNTAVANMVIPMTVGLGAALQVEPYGLMAAAALASSCAFMLPISTPPNAAVFSANVLSMKDMIKAGFWLNIAGVLIIVISVYVWLPVVLQ; translated from the coding sequence ATGAACGTCTATACACCGACGAAGCTGGCCGGATTATTGTTGGGGCCGATCGGTTTTTTGCTGATCATTGGCCTGATGCCCGAGGCGGAGCTTGCTTATGCACCGCGGGTCGTTCTTGCTGTGACGGTTTGGACCGCCGTGTGGTGGATCACCGAAGCCGTGCCGATTCCGGCTGCGTCATTGTTGCCGATCATTCTGATGCCCACATTGGGCGGCCTCGATATGGAAACGACGGCCAAGGCATACGGCGACCCGATCGTGTTTATGTACATGGGTGGTTTTATCATTGCCATCGCGATTGAGAAATGGAATCTTCACAAGCGGATGGCCTTGCATATTTTAAAGCGGATCGGGGCGGAAAGCCATCGGATCGTGCTTGGGGTGATGCTTTCGACGGCGTTTTTATCGATGTGGATTTCCAATGCCGCCACAGCGCTGATGATGCTGCCGGTTGCGCTCGCCATTATCAAAGAAGTGCAGGAAAAAGAGATCTTAAAAGGGGGTTCCCTGCAGAAATTCAGCAAAAGCATATTGCTGGCCGTCGCTTATGCGGCATCGATCGGCGGTCTCGCCACTCTGGTCGGATCGGTGCCGAACGCCGTGTTTGCGGCGATGTCCAGACAGATGCTGAACCGTGAGATTATGTTTTTTGAATGGTTTTTGTTCGGTTTTCCGGTTTCCGTTCTTTTTTTGATCATTCTTTATTTTTATTTAACGAAGGTGCAGTTTAAAGTCAGCCGTTTTTCAGGTAAAAAGCCCGGGTTTATCGATCATGATCTGAAGGCGCTCGGCGCGATGACAAAAGAGGAAAAATCGGTATTCGCCGTGTTTTTGGCGACCGCTTTTTTATGGATGTTCAAATTTTTGCTCCCGTTTCAGCTGTCAGACACATCGATCGCGATTTTGGGAGCGGTTTTGCTGTTTCTCATTCCAAGTGCCCGCGGTGAGCGGATCTTGGAGTGGAAGGATATGCAGACGCTGCCTTGGGGCCTGCTTCTCTTGTTTGGCGGCGGACTGTCGCTTGCATCGGGATTTTCCGCCACGAACTTAACGGCGTGGATCAGCGGTAAGCTCAAGCTGTTGGATGGTCATCCATACCTGTTTGTTTTGATCGTGTTAACGGCGGCGATTTTATTCATGACGGAAATCATGTCCAATACCGCTGTCGCCAATATGGTGATTCCGATGACCGTCGGCTTGGGAGCGGCGCTTCAAGTCGAGCCGTACGGGCTGATGGCCGCGGCGGCACTCGCGTCATCCTGCGCCTTCATGCTTCCGATTTCCACCCCGCCGAACGCCGCAGTGTTCAGCGCCAATGTTTTAAGCATGAAGGATATGATCAAGGCGGGGTTTTGGCTGAATATCGCCGGTGTGTTGATCATCGTCATCAGCGTTTATGTTTGGCTCCCGGTTGTCCTGCAGTAA
- a CDS encoding ABC-F family ATP-binding cassette domain-containing protein has protein sequence MSIFKAEGLYKTYGDKTLFDHISFHIEENERIGLIGPNGTGKSSLLKVIAGFESTEQGEIVKPGSLQIEYLDQDPDLDGSETVLEHIYAGDSVMMRTIASYEKALQELNASPADPKKQENLLAAQGRMDEHGAWDANTAAKTILTKLGVADVTKEVRHLSGGQKKRVAIAKTLIQPADLLILDEPTNHLDNETIEWLEGYLSGYSGSVVLVTHDRYFLNRVTNRIYELDRGHLYTYKGNYEVFLEKRAEREALAEQNETKRQNLLRRELAWLRRGAKARSTKQKARIQRVEELKGQDALETSATLDFAIGSHRLGKQVIEAEAVEISRGGKQLVTSFDELIIPGDRIGIIGPNGIGKTTLLNALAGRLEPDAGRITIGQTVRIGYYTQDHSEMDDSLQVIEYIKGTAEIVKTADGQVITAEQMLERFLFPRRVQRNFIHKLSGGEKRRLYLLKVLMEEPNVLFLDEPTNDLDTETLGVLEDYLEQFPGVVVTVSHDRYFLDRVIDRLLVFEGNGAVSRFHGSYSEYMEKQKEISREKVSQETAESVKPEKKKRKKLSYKDQLEWEGIEDKIAALEEKHKQLEEEIAAAGSDFAKIQTLMEEQSKTADELEEAMERWTELSLMIEELEQS, from the coding sequence ATGAGTATTTTTAAAGCTGAAGGTTTATATAAAACATACGGAGACAAGACATTATTTGATCATATATCGTTTCATATTGAAGAAAATGAGCGAATCGGCTTGATCGGACCGAATGGGACGGGAAAAAGCAGCCTGCTGAAAGTGATTGCCGGCTTCGAGTCGACGGAACAAGGGGAGATTGTGAAACCGGGCAGCCTGCAAATCGAGTATCTCGATCAAGATCCTGATTTGGATGGGTCTGAAACGGTGCTGGAGCACATCTATGCAGGCGATTCCGTGATGATGCGAACGATTGCTTCATATGAGAAAGCGTTGCAGGAACTGAACGCGTCTCCCGCTGATCCGAAAAAACAGGAAAACCTTTTGGCCGCTCAAGGCAGAATGGATGAGCACGGCGCCTGGGACGCGAACACGGCGGCGAAAACGATTTTGACCAAGCTTGGCGTTGCAGATGTGACCAAAGAAGTGAGACACCTTTCCGGAGGACAGAAAAAGCGTGTCGCGATTGCCAAAACACTCATTCAGCCGGCTGATCTTTTGATTTTGGATGAGCCGACAAACCATCTTGACAATGAAACGATCGAGTGGCTTGAGGGCTATTTGAGCGGATATTCGGGTTCAGTCGTGCTCGTCACCCATGACCGCTATTTCCTCAACCGCGTGACAAACCGGATTTATGAGCTTGATCGCGGCCATCTGTATACGTATAAAGGGAATTATGAAGTGTTTTTAGAAAAGAGGGCTGAACGGGAAGCGCTCGCCGAGCAAAACGAAACGAAGCGGCAGAACTTATTGAGAAGGGAGCTTGCTTGGCTCAGGAGGGGAGCAAAGGCCCGTTCGACAAAACAGAAAGCGCGAATTCAGCGCGTGGAGGAATTGAAAGGGCAGGATGCGCTGGAAACGAGCGCGACGCTTGATTTTGCGATCGGCTCCCACCGCCTCGGAAAGCAGGTGATCGAAGCTGAAGCGGTCGAGATCAGCCGCGGCGGGAAACAGCTTGTCACATCATTCGATGAGCTGATCATTCCTGGAGATCGAATCGGCATCATCGGGCCGAACGGAATCGGCAAGACGACGCTGTTAAACGCGCTTGCCGGTCGTCTTGAGCCTGATGCGGGCCGCATCACGATCGGCCAGACGGTCCGAATCGGTTATTATACGCAGGACCACAGTGAAATGGATGATTCGCTGCAAGTGATCGAATATATCAAAGGGACGGCTGAAATCGTTAAAACGGCCGACGGTCAAGTGATCACCGCCGAGCAGATGCTGGAACGGTTCCTCTTTCCGCGCCGTGTGCAGCGCAACTTTATCCACAAGCTCTCCGGCGGTGAAAAACGGCGGTTGTACTTGTTGAAGGTGCTGATGGAGGAGCCGAACGTCCTGTTTCTCGATGAACCGACAAACGATCTGGACACGGAGACGCTCGGGGTGCTGGAGGATTACTTAGAACAGTTTCCCGGCGTTGTCGTAACGGTATCCCATGACCGTTATTTCCTCGACCGTGTCATCGACCGTCTGCTTGTTTTTGAAGGAAACGGAGCCGTCTCGCGCTTTCACGGGTCATACAGCGAATACATGGAAAAACAAAAGGAAATCAGCCGAGAGAAGGTTTCTCAAGAAACAGCCGAATCTGTGAAGCCTGAGAAAAAGAAAAGGAAAAAGCTGTCTTATAAAGATCAGCTAGAATGGGAAGGCATCGAAGACAAAATCGCGGCCCTTGAAGAAAAGCATAAACAGCTTGAAGAGGAAATCGCCGCAGCGGGAAGCGACTTCGCCAAAATCCAGACGCTGATGGAAGAGCAAAGCAAAACAGCCGACGAGCTTGAAGAAGCGATGGAGCGCT